The genomic window TCGAGAAAGCCGGTGATCTGGGAGAAAAAATTAGTCAAAAAGCTGAAGTTACCGTATAGTTTAGGGCCCAGGCCTCTCGGCGCAATAGCGGCGGTGACAAAACTCAAAATAAATCCCGCGATATTGGTTGAAAGTTTATAAAAATATCTCTTATTTAATGAATCCATCTTTAAAATCAAAATTTAAAATGCGCCAACTTATCTTCCTCCGTAAGTTTATACGCTTCTAATCCTATGGTCGCCTCGCCCGGGCGAGGCAAAACATAAGCGACTACTTTATCAAGAAATCCCATACGCACTCCGGCGCGAAACATTCGGTCCTGCAAGTCGGTATCGTTAACGCGATTCCAGTTTTTTCTCCAACAGTTAATATTGTATCTGAAAAACCTCAAATAAGAACGATATAGCCACGTCTGGGTCCCGCCGATCCTTGGGTTCTCATTAGCGGCGTTATTGACCATCCTGTTGCCGCGGCGCTCTTCCACATAAGCGGCCGACACGAATTCATAATCTCCTTCTCGGGCAAAACGCAGTAAGGCATCGAGGTGGTCGGCCGTCCACGTATCGTCATCATCTATACGGGCGATCCACCTGCCCCTGACGGACTCCAGCGCCTTATTGGCCGGCACAACAGGGCCGGCAAGCCAATGATTCTCGGCCGTAGGCGGGTATCTATACCGCCTTCGGGATAAATTATAGAACCGTATCCTGGGATCGTTGATCCTGGAAACCAGCTCTTCGGTATTATCCGTGCAACAGTCCCCGACAATTATGAATTCGAAATTCTTATATGTCTGGCTCAACACCGAAGATACGGCCCTTTCCATAAGCAGGGAGCCGCGATTATAAGTGGGGACATAGACAGAAATAAGCGGATCCTCCTTAATAGATGCGTACAGGTTTCCGTACCGTATGCGGTCGATCCTCAGCCTTATCGGCTCGGCGAAGCCATAATACAGCGAATCCCTCATGCTGATCAACCTGTCTTCAACGCCCCGTTTGCGCTTAACAGGCCTTATACCGGAATTATTTTTCTCTCTTACGATCATTTATGTTAACCAGTTGGTTATTCTCGTCTAAACACAGCTCCGGAGTGCACTGCTTGAAATCCCTATGGCTCCACGGGGTCCAGCCTTTTTTAACGGCCTTTTGGATATCCTCTTCGGTGATCTTTTTGTCAAAGATATTAACCTTACCTTGCAGATATTTTGGCGCCTTGGCCTTTTCCATCCTTAAGGCGTTGCTTTTCGATACCATATCGGATGCCGCGCCGCTGCTCGGCCGGGGCATGGGGATGGCAGCGCCGCACATCGGGCAATGCCGTTTAACCTGATCTACGAATTCTTCCGGATTCTTATCCCACCACCTCTTCTCAACAGGATAGCCCCCAGGGCCGTCAAACAGATGATCCATTGCCGCGGCTACTTCGCAGAAGAACCCTCCCTTGGGGGTAATGGAAGCGGACCACCTGTATTGGATCCAGCAGCTTCCGATAAGCCTCCACATAAGCGCCTTATCTTCTATTATATCATCCGCGGCTATCAACAGCGGCTGATGCGCCCCTGCCGGGCTGCTGTGGTCGTTATATACTATGTTCTCCGGACAAAATGTATCGTAAATCTTGTCTTCATACTCTTTCCACTTGTATCCATTGCTCCAAAGCTGCCTGTGTCCTTTATCCGGTATCATTTCCTTAAAAATATCGCATATTTCGGGAAATTTCGGATGCAGGGTGGGCTCGCCGCCCATCAGCCCTATATTGCCCTCATATCCCTCAAGCGAATCTATCGCCTTTCTGACCATGTCCAGATCCATGAAAAATGGTTTGCTATGGTGGCCTACGAACCTGGTGCAATTCGCGCACTGCATATTACAGGCATTTGTTACTTCAATTTGTATGGTTTTAACTCTGTAAATAGGAATCATGCCCGCCCCTTTTTGGTTGTGCCGCCATCATCTCAATCGTCTACGCCGCCGCCCCAGACCGTATGCCTTAGCCCCCACTCATTGTTGACCTTGGTCCATACATGAGGCGATAACGACCTGTAAAAATCGACTACTTCGTGAAATTCTTCTTCGGTTATACCGAGATATCTCAAAAACCATTGAAAATACTTCTTCGGGAAAGCCCCGTCGTAACGCTTGACAAGGGCAACCCCTTCCTCGCGGGTAATATGGCCGTCCCTGATCTCATGCGCGGCATCCGAGGTGGCCCTGGCGATACCGAACTTCATGTAAGCAAGATAAAAATGGAAACCGTCCTGCTTATCATCCAGGCTGGCATACTTGGAATAGGTCCCTTCTGAATGTTCGGGGTTAGGCTTAAATCCGGTATTCTCTACACAATAATAATAATTTTCCTGCGGGACCCATTTCTTGTAAAAGGAAAACCAATGCATCTGCGCCCCTATCTTGCTCAACTCTTCCAGTTCCGGCGGCCTATACAAGCGGAATGAATCAGCGTTTATCTCCTCCTTCTTGAAGACCCCCGCCTCTAAGCCATGCCGGATCAGATCGTCTATGCCGGAACCCTTATAATAAAGTTCTTGCCAGTCCTCAGGCCTCTCATAGGCATTCTTGATATTTTTGCTGGACCCGCCGTATTCGATCTCTCCGCTTTCGCCATAAAACATCAAAGGGATCTTAAACCTTACCGCCATCTGAAACGCATATGCCTTTTGCCCATAGGCAAAGGGCTCCCACGCGTCACCCAGAAGCTCGAAGGACAATCTGGATAATTTTCTATGTAAAACACCATCGGGAAAGCATAATAAATTATCAAAACCGGAATCTTTAAAACTCAAATAATTCTGCCAACCGATATCCGTGTACTCAAAAGGGGCCCAGGTCACGGTCAAAGGATGCATGCCGTATTTATATTTCAGTTGGTGCGCGACGTAACCGGAATCCTTGCCTCCGCTGCCGGGGACAATACAATCATAGCTCCCGTCCTTTGAACGGTACCTGTTCAGCAGATCAACGAGCATCTTCTCTCTTTCTTTCCAATCTATCGTGTTATGTTTCAAGTACGCATAACGACAGGCGCTGCAAACGCCATTCTCGTCAAAAGTGATCCTCGGCCTCTGATTCGAAACAACGCAGCTTTTGCAGAATCTGGTCTCTTTTGGAAGTCTGCCCAGCTGTTTATCTAACGTTTTTCTGAATAACATGCCCTGCCTCCAATGTGCCGGATAAAAAAACTACATCTTAAGGAAATTCTCAAATATTTTTAAACCGCCTCTGGCGCTCTTTTCCGGATGGAACTGGCATCCCCATATATTATCTTTGCAAAGTACGCTGCAGAATCTATCCTTGCCATATTCCGACTCCGCTATTATGTTGTTATCTTCATTCGGCGAACAGATAAAAGAATGCACGAAATAGAAATGGCTCCCGTCGGCAACATCCCTTAAAATAGACCTGCCCGGATTCAAAGCGCCCTCCTTAAAATAAATTTCTCTCCAGCCAACGTGAGGGATCTTAAACGAATTATCCTTTTCCGGTTTCTCCAGGATCCGGACTCTTCCCTTTATTAAATTCAGGCCGTTGCAAAGACCGAATTCATCGCTTTCGCTCATAAGC from Candidatus Omnitrophota bacterium includes these protein-coding regions:
- a CDS encoding glycosyltransferase family 2 protein, encoding MIVREKNNSGIRPVKRKRGVEDRLISMRDSLYYGFAEPIRLRIDRIRYGNLYASIKEDPLISVYVPTYNRGSLLMERAVSSVLSQTYKNFEFIIVGDCCTDNTEELVSRINDPRIRFYNLSRRRYRYPPTAENHWLAGPVVPANKALESVRGRWIARIDDDDTWTADHLDALLRFAREGDYEFVSAAYVEERRGNRMVNNAANENPRIGGTQTWLYRSYLRFFRYNINCWRKNWNRVNDTDLQDRMFRAGVRMGFLDKVVAYVLPRPGEATIGLEAYKLTEEDKLAHFKF
- a CDS encoding radical SAM protein, which translates into the protein MIPIYRVKTIQIEVTNACNMQCANCTRFVGHHSKPFFMDLDMVRKAIDSLEGYEGNIGLMGGEPTLHPKFPEICDIFKEMIPDKGHRQLWSNGYKWKEYEDKIYDTFCPENIVYNDHSSPAGAHQPLLIAADDIIEDKALMWRLIGSCWIQYRWSASITPKGGFFCEVAAAMDHLFDGPGGYPVEKRWWDKNPEEFVDQVKRHCPMCGAAIPMPRPSSGAASDMVSKSNALRMEKAKAPKYLQGKVNIFDKKITEEDIQKAVKKGWTPWSHRDFKQCTPELCLDENNQLVNINDRKREK
- a CDS encoding N-acetyl sugar amidotransferase — translated: MLFRKTLDKQLGRLPKETRFCKSCVVSNQRPRITFDENGVCSACRYAYLKHNTIDWKEREKMLVDLLNRYRSKDGSYDCIVPGSGGKDSGYVAHQLKYKYGMHPLTVTWAPFEYTDIGWQNYLSFKDSGFDNLLCFPDGVLHRKLSRLSFELLGDAWEPFAYGQKAYAFQMAVRFKIPLMFYGESGEIEYGGSSKNIKNAYERPEDWQELYYKGSGIDDLIRHGLEAGVFKKEEINADSFRLYRPPELEELSKIGAQMHWFSFYKKWVPQENYYYCVENTGFKPNPEHSEGTYSKYASLDDKQDGFHFYLAYMKFGIARATSDAAHEIRDGHITREEGVALVKRYDGAFPKKYFQWFLRYLGITEEEFHEVVDFYRSLSPHVWTKVNNEWGLRHTVWGGGVDD
- the hisH gene encoding imidazole glycerol phosphate synthase subunit HisH, producing MNNNKATIVDYGMGNLFSIERAMAYIGGETEITGDPVKVRSAQRLILPGVGAFREGMRELKDRSLSDAICEFSGSGRPLLGICLGMQLLMSESDEFGLCNGLNLIKGRVRILEKPEKDNSFKIPHVGWREIYFKEGALNPGRSILRDVADGSHFYFVHSFICSPNEDNNIIAESEYGKDRFCSVLCKDNIWGCQFHPEKSARGGLKIFENFLKM